The proteins below are encoded in one region of Flavobacterium sp. IMCC34852:
- a CDS encoding DUF3788 family protein, with translation MKSIFTQKSENPTLEQLQDALGDTYVYWQTFAEHTKKLYPNATEEWSFAGEKFGWSFRIKDKKRILIYLLPRDKFFKVAFVFGQKATDAILQSNISQSIKNELQAAKVYAEGRGIRIDIKDSKTNVDILKLIAIKIDF, from the coding sequence ATGAAAAGCATTTTCACCCAAAAATCGGAAAACCCAACCCTGGAGCAACTTCAAGATGCTTTGGGTGACACCTATGTGTATTGGCAAACTTTTGCGGAGCATACCAAAAAATTATATCCTAATGCTACCGAAGAATGGTCTTTTGCCGGTGAAAAATTCGGTTGGAGTTTCAGAATTAAGGATAAAAAAAGAATCCTGATTTACTTATTGCCCCGAGATAAATTCTTCAAAGTCGCTTTTGTATTTGGCCAAAAAGCCACCGATGCCATCCTGCAAAGCAACATCTCCCAATCTATCAAAAACGAACTTCAAGCGGCCAAAGTTTATGCGGAAGGTCGAGGCATCCGAATCGACATTAAAGACTCAAAAACTAACGTAGACATCCTAAAATTGATTGCGATTAAAATAGATTTTTAA
- the xerA gene encoding site-specific tyrosine recombinase/integron integrase encodes MKWNAKIVKYKGEVRIGVWFGKDDALIAWIKSFPGVRWSQSNGYWHLPDTENNRKQLGLRTLTELSPNAEGLRSLENFKRWLRSKRYSESTLTVYMDAAKSFLVFFNQKSPSDITNDDVILYNNEYILKNNLSASYQNQVVSAIKLFFTTVQNKKIEIESIHRPKRARVLPNVLSKEEVKQILEAHGNIKHRAMLCLIYSCGLRRKELLTLKLSDIDSKRNIVKIIQAKGKKDRIAPLSPRVLELLRDYYKCYKPKIWLFEGQVKGEPYSEQSLQSIFKQALEKANISKPVTLHWLRHSYATHLLESGTDLRYIQELLGHSRSKTTEIYTHVSTKSLQQIKSPYDNL; translated from the coding sequence ATGAAATGGAATGCTAAAATAGTAAAGTACAAAGGCGAAGTGCGCATTGGCGTTTGGTTTGGAAAGGATGACGCTTTAATTGCATGGATCAAAAGTTTTCCGGGTGTTCGATGGAGTCAATCAAATGGGTATTGGCATTTGCCTGATACGGAAAATAATCGAAAACAATTGGGACTGCGCACATTGACGGAACTGTCGCCCAATGCAGAAGGTTTGAGGAGTTTGGAAAATTTTAAGCGTTGGCTTCGCTCTAAACGTTACAGCGAAAGTACGCTTACGGTTTACATGGATGCGGCTAAATCCTTTTTGGTTTTCTTTAATCAAAAAAGTCCTTCTGATATAACTAATGACGATGTTATTTTATACAACAACGAATACATTTTGAAGAACAACTTATCGGCATCATATCAAAACCAAGTGGTGAGTGCAATTAAGTTGTTTTTCACGACGGTTCAGAATAAAAAAATTGAGATTGAAAGCATTCATCGGCCGAAGCGTGCCAGAGTATTGCCCAATGTTTTGAGCAAAGAAGAAGTCAAACAAATTTTGGAAGCGCATGGCAATATTAAACACAGAGCGATGTTGTGTTTGATTTACAGTTGCGGTTTGCGAAGAAAAGAACTGCTCACTTTAAAACTCAGCGACATCGATTCGAAGCGGAATATTGTAAAAATCATACAAGCCAAGGGCAAAAAAGATCGGATTGCGCCTTTGAGTCCGAGGGTTTTGGAGTTGTTGCGGGATTATTACAAATGTTATAAACCTAAGATTTGGTTGTTTGAGGGACAAGTAAAGGGCGAACCTTACTCAGAGCAGAGTTTGCAAAGTATTTTTAAGCAAGCGTTGGAAAAGGCGAACATTTCAAAGCCGGTAACATTGCATTGGTTGCGTCACAGTTATGCTACCCATTTGTTGGAAAGCGGCACAGATTTGCGCTACATACAGGAATTATTAGGCCACAGTCGAAGCAAGACAACGGAAATCTATACGCATGTGAGCACGAAAAGTTTACAACAAATAAAAAGTCCGTATGATAATTTGTAA
- a CDS encoding RES domain-containing protein — MSTPNWQLSFRDLPEIPLLKRWSSDNHITPEQSISYRILNNQKITEAEEKEFIKVFKFYEELDLKLQKLDYSSFTLDDFENFKNYISYAFNYVPLISNKLTVYRTYRLVVNEWVTKKNQRLDNVKYLKYPSLDIVKETNKFNRANTPKTNVLYTAENIDTALKEIKPPKDKIITVGFWKTKTEKEIISYPISHSERAILINKGVQNATAAIEKYGEENSQLFVEWSRHYFKLLGREFTKPISHHYEYFISALFSERILEVRNDPNSSFNYDCIIYPSVGNDLETNNLAIHPASVDKEFQLFQIIEFEIEETYYEKKYVRNHPDFITLASIKNKHYAKKILSNGDIIW; from the coding sequence ATGAGTACACCTAATTGGCAATTAAGTTTTAGAGATTTACCAGAAATTCCCCTTTTGAAAAGATGGAGTAGTGATAATCATATTACACCAGAACAGAGTATATCTTATAGAATACTTAATAATCAAAAAATTACAGAAGCTGAAGAAAAAGAATTCATCAAGGTTTTTAAATTTTATGAAGAACTAGATTTAAAACTTCAAAAATTAGATTATTCATCATTTACCCTTGATGACTTTGAAAATTTTAAAAACTATATTAGTTATGCTTTCAATTATGTTCCTTTAATATCAAATAAATTAACTGTTTATCGTACTTATCGACTTGTAGTTAACGAATGGGTAACGAAAAAAAATCAACGATTAGACAATGTTAAGTATTTAAAGTATCCTTCATTAGACATCGTAAAAGAAACTAACAAATTCAACAGAGCTAATACACCTAAAACTAATGTTTTATACACAGCAGAAAACATTGATACTGCATTAAAGGAAATTAAACCTCCAAAAGACAAGATTATTACTGTCGGATTTTGGAAAACAAAAACTGAAAAAGAAATAATTTCTTATCCCATTTCACACAGCGAAAGAGCAATATTAATTAACAAAGGAGTACAAAATGCTACGGCAGCAATTGAAAAATATGGTGAAGAAAATTCACAACTCTTTGTCGAATGGTCACGCCATTATTTTAAATTGTTAGGGAGGGAATTTACAAAGCCAATTTCTCATCATTATGAATATTTTATAAGCGCACTGTTTTCAGAAAGAATTCTTGAAGTCAGAAATGATCCTAATTCTTCATTTAACTATGACTGCATAATTTATCCAAGTGTTGGAAATGATTTGGAAACTAACAACCTCGCCATTCATCCTGCATCTGTTGACAAAGAATTTCAGTTATTTCAAATTATTGAGTTTGAAATTGAGGAAACATACTATGAAAAAAAATATGTTAGAAATCATCCTGATTTTATCACACTTGCCTCAATTAAAAATAAACATTACGCAAAAAAAATACTATCTAACGGAGACATCATATGGTAA
- a CDS encoding DUF4062 domain-containing protein: MNLQPTIFISSIISEFYDLRGALRYFLGKSGFRVLMSEEPDFGADCDKDSLENCKERISSSDYYFLIIGVKPGFEFELSDGTKTTVTFEEFKHFLELKSNGQNINLLAFVRKQAWEYYVNKDFDNMPKIQHDFIDELVNNSLLDKQIGRWRYTFDKFADIIAVLETNQNGLFIEATRKIGIYRNYLKLELTHILKALLLSDKKDGKGIRTLNEFIGLPEIEFAEYFTPQKIHKDVAAKIIAFVQFYSYKQDLLLKINRIFNYIAQGEFAIFNPETESYEQPEYIKLTIQALEILEKSLINFQQGDFYKRIISMESDVNNFKLREFEYGIVKSQLADIDIVTLKLINLMKCLHNNWSDFAKTDGNRYDYRGSTTDSITTEEIIEFSNKYFDKK; this comes from the coding sequence ATGAATTTACAACCAACAATTTTCATCAGTTCAATAATATCGGAGTTTTACGATCTCCGAGGAGCATTGAGATATTTTTTAGGCAAAAGTGGTTTCAGAGTATTAATGTCTGAAGAGCCAGATTTTGGTGCAGACTGTGATAAAGATTCACTTGAAAATTGCAAAGAAAGAATTTCTAGTTCTGATTATTACTTTTTAATCATTGGTGTAAAGCCAGGTTTTGAATTTGAATTATCTGATGGCACAAAAACCACCGTAACATTTGAAGAGTTTAAACACTTTTTAGAATTAAAATCAAATGGTCAAAATATAAATTTGCTTGCATTCGTAAGAAAGCAAGCATGGGAATATTACGTCAACAAAGATTTTGACAATATGCCTAAAATACAGCACGACTTCATTGACGAGTTAGTTAACAACTCACTACTCGACAAACAAATTGGAAGATGGCGATACACTTTTGATAAATTTGCCGATATAATTGCAGTTTTAGAAACTAACCAAAATGGTCTTTTTATTGAAGCAACCAGAAAAATAGGCATTTATAGAAATTACTTGAAATTAGAGTTAACTCATATTTTAAAAGCATTACTGTTAAGTGACAAAAAAGATGGTAAAGGAATTAGAACGTTAAATGAGTTTATTGGACTTCCAGAAATTGAATTTGCAGAATACTTCACACCTCAAAAAATTCATAAAGATGTAGCGGCAAAGATTATTGCTTTCGTACAATTTTATTCATACAAACAGGATTTGCTTTTAAAAATCAATAGAATTTTTAATTATATAGCACAAGGAGAATTTGCAATTTTTAATCCTGAAACTGAATCTTACGAACAACCTGAGTACATAAAATTGACAATTCAAGCATTGGAAATACTAGAAAAATCACTTATAAATTTTCAACAAGGCGATTTTTATAAAAGAATAATTTCAATGGAATCTGATGTTAACAATTTTAAACTTAGAGAATTTGAATATGGTATAGTAAAAAGTCAATTAGCGGATATAGATATTGTGACATTAAAACTTATCAACTTAATGAAATGTCTTCATAATAATTGGAGTGATTTTGCTAAAACGGATGGAAATAGATATGACTACAGAGGTTCAACAACGGACAGCATAACTACCGAAGAAATAATTGAGTTTTCAAACAAATACTTTGACAAAAAATAA